In one window of Synchiropus splendidus isolate RoL2022-P1 chromosome 15, RoL_Sspl_1.0, whole genome shotgun sequence DNA:
- the LOC128746821 gene encoding sialoadhesin-like isoform X3, whose product MDKEKFILLLLLTIITAAGSAAVPSFTFTRSQLTATEGSCVPIQGSFTGHLSENAYWAWLKDPVWVGAGEDFSGTVVYSTDPTKRPISPQYSNRVTYQRAEKQLTISICNLNKNDGGSYSFGYFPSRGEKWSSEPVLLSVQANPCLIRFEEPAPVTESSSVTLHCSTSSSCPSRPQIQPLDQRGISVQPQGDGHSTTATSNFTASWQDNGRQFSCQTQGNTDPNLIRSVTLTVKWFAGILSGSRCERDSAALTCVCGSQGHPLPSISWPLLTDHSDSHIQTNVSGDEIWSSFSVKDGHSVKTVVCVVTHENGETKQELLVLNHESSLTKFLKLEFLIAFLTRIVLSAVIFFLFHQYFSKKEFGRPEETAEMANMADDPQTDDGYQPVDIELEE is encoded by the exons CAGCAGGTTCTGCAGCAGTGCCATCATTTACATTCACTCGCTCACAGCTGACAGCCACAGAGGGATCCTGCGTTCCAATCCAGGGGAGTTTCACAGGACATCTCAGTGAAAATGCCTACTGGGCTTGGTTGAAGGATCCAGTGTGGGTCGGTGCAGGTGAGGACTTCTCAGGAACTGTTGTTTACAGTACAGACCCCACAAAACGCCCCATCAGTCCACAGTATAGCAACAGAGTGACTTACCAAAGAGCAGAGAAACAGCTCACCATTTCGATCTGCAACCTGAACAAAAATGATGGTGGAAGCTATTCTTTTGGATATTTCCCATCAAGAGGGGAGAAATGGAGCTCAGAGCCTGTTCTTCTGTCAGTCCAAG CGAACCCATGCCTCATCAGGTTTGAGGAACCGGCTCCTGTTACAGAGTCCAGCTCAGTGACtctccactgctccacctcGTCCTCGTGCCCCTCCCGTCCTCAAATTCAACCTCTCGACCAACGAGGAATCTCAGTGCAACCTCAGGGTGATGGACACAGCACGACAGCAACTAGCAACTTCACAGCCAGCTGGCAGGACAATGGGAGGCAGTTCTCCTGTCAGACTCAAGGCAACACCGACCCAAACTTGATCCGCAGTGTCACTCTAACTGTCAAAT GGTTTGCTGGGATCTTGAGTGGCTCTAGATGTGAGCGGGACTCAGCAGCTCTCACTTGTGTCTGTGgcagtcagggccaccccttaCCCTCCATCTCCTGGCCGCTGCTGACCGACCACAGTGACTCTCACATCCAGACCAACGTATCAGGAGATGAAATCTGGAGCAGCTTCAGTGTGAAAGATGGCCACAGTGTGAagactgttgtgtgtgttgtcactCATGAGAacggagaaacaaaacaggaactTCTTGTTCTGAATCATGAGA GTTCCTTGACAAAGTTTTTGAAATTGGAATTCCTGATAGCATTTTTGACCAGGATTGTTTTGTCTGCAGtcattttcttcctgtttcaccaATACTTCAG TAAAAAAGAGTTTGGAAGACCAGAAGAAACGGCTGAGATGGCGAACATGGCAGATGATCCACAG ACAGATGACGGTTATCAGCCGGTGGACATCGAACTGGAAGAATGA
- the LOC128746820 gene encoding B-cell receptor CD22-like, whose product MDKEKLMLLLLLTVITGSYTCNASNSEGSRTRERRELVQYRPRNTRVQVPSGLNGRVSAGKELRLTCVTEASPAAHSFSWLHGSSRHTPLSQYQSKYQGSTMTIETVQRSDEGCYVCSATNSIGTDHSAPQCFQVQYAPSNLKLSMYTEVTEGQTFIINCTVDSFPPSTLTLIRETGSSLLNVHNNVLVYTNKAAVHHAGSYKCIASNSEGIRTSERGQLVVQYSPKNVAVIIDPHETVKENTSVTFRCSAQSHPPVTSVTWTKMADGQEEVLMRGQSFTLRSVAPSDSGRYRCNVRNEVGSGESPPVHVMIQYAPKETKVLKAEELQLPDKRSSVMLTCSSSSYPPIHRYSWYRKSTDDRGDDEVSDQQNHSVTSDKPGIYYCSALNQLGERRSDPVELFVEGFAGILNGSRCERDSAALTCVCGSQGHPLPSISWLLLTDHSDSHIQTNVSGDEIWSSFCVKDGHSVKTVVCVVTHENGETKQELLVLNHESSLTKFLKLEFLIAFLTRIVLSAVVFFLFHQYFSKKEFGRTEETAEMENMADDPQTDDDYQQVDIELEE is encoded by the exons ATGGATAAagaaaaactcatgttgttgttgcttcTGACTGTCATAACAG GGAGCTACACGTGCAACGCCTCAAACTCTGAAGGAAGCAGGACCCGTGAGCGGAGAGAACTGGTTCAAT ACCGACCCAGGAACACAAGAGTTCAAGTCCCCTCTGGTCTAAACGGGAGAGTCAGCGCTGGAAAAGAGCTCAGATTAACGTGTGTCACTGAggcctctcctgcagctcataGCTTCTCCTGGCTCCATGGCTCCTCCAGACACACTCCACTCTCCCAGTACCAGTCCAAATACCAGGGCAGCACCATGACCATTGAGACAGTGCAGAGATCTGATGAAGGTTGTTACGTGTGCAGCGCCACCAACAGCATCGGCACAGATCATAGTGCACCACAGTGCTTCCAAGTACAGT atgctccatcaaaccTCAAACTGTCCATGTACACTGAGGTCACAGAAGGTCAGACCTTCATCATCAACTGCACTGTGGACAGTTTTCCACCCTCAACTCTCACCTTGATCAGAGAGACCGGGTCCAGTTTACTGAATGTCCACAACAATGTCCTCGTCTACACCAATAAAGCTGCTGTGCACCACGCAGGGAGCTACAAGTGCATCGCCTCAAACTCTGAAGGAATCAGGACAAGTGAGCGGGGACAATTAGTGGTTCAAT ACAGCCCCAAGAATGTGGCAGTTATCATTGATCCTCATGAGACTGTGAAGGAAAACACATCAGTGACTTTCCGATGCAGCGCTCAGTCTCACCCTCCAGTGACCTCGGTGACCTGGACAAAGATGGCCGACGGACAAGAGGAAGTGTTGATGCGAGGTCAGAGTTTCACTCTGCGGTCAGTCGCACCCAGTGACAGTGGACGGTACCGCTGCAACGTGAGGAATGAGGTTGGATCTGGAGAATCGCCGCCCGTCCATGTTATGATCCAGT ATGCTCCAAAAGAAACGAAGGTCCTGAAGGCTGAAGAGCTGCAGTTGCCAGACAAGAGGAGCTCAGTGATGCTGAcatgcagctccagcagctacCCACCAATCCACCGATACTCCTGGTACAGGAAGTCGACGGATGACAGAGGAGATGATGAAGTGTCGGATCAGCAGAACCACAGTGTGACCTCTGACAAGCCTGGGATCTACTACTGCTCTGCCCTGAATCAGTTAGGTGAAAGAAGATCTGATCCAGTGGAGTTGTTTGTAGAAG GGTTTGCTGGGATCTTGAATGGCTCTAGATGTGAGCGGGACTCAGCAGCTCTCACTTGTGTCTGTGgcagtcagggccaccccttaCCCTCCAtctcctggctgctgctgacCGACCACAGTGACTCTCACATCCAGACCAACGTATCAGGAGATGAAATCTGGAGCAGCTTCTGTGTGAAAGATGGCCACAGTGTGAAGAccgttgtgtgtgttgtcactCATGAGAacggagaaacaaaacaggaactTCTTGTTCTGAATCATGAGA GTTCTTTGACAAAGTTTTTGAAACTGGAATTCCTGATAGCATTTTTGACCAGGATTGTTTTGTCTGCAGtcgttttcttcctgtttcaccaATACTTCAG TAAAAAGGAGTTTGGAAGAACAGAAGAAACGGCTGAGATGGAGAACATGGCAGATGATCCACAG ACAGATGACGATTATCAGCAGGTGGACATCGAACTGGAAGAATGA
- the LOC128746821 gene encoding B-cell receptor CD22-like isoform X1, translated as MDKEKFILLLLLTIITAAGSAAVPSFTFTRSQLTATEGSCVPIQGSFTGHLSENAYWAWLKDPVWVGAGEDFSGTVVYSTDPTKRPISPQYSNRVTYQRAEKQLTISICNLNKNDGGSYSFGYFPSRGEKWSSEPVLLSVQANPCLIRFEEPAPVTESSSVTLHCSTSSSCPSRPQIQPLDQRGISVQPQGDGHSTTATSNFTASWQDNGRQFSCQTQGNTDPNLIRSVTLTVKFSPEVEITASATSIQRGQRMDLRCTVKRSNPDATSFHWQKDQRDVSMSQTYTVISIQPEQAGFYTCTAWNSIGAGTSDPLQIQVEWFAGILSGSRCERDSAALTCVCGSQGHPLPSISWPLLTDHSDSHIQTNVSGDEIWSSFSVKDGHSVKTVVCVVTHENGETKQELLVLNHESSLTKFLKLEFLIAFLTRIVLSAVIFFLFHQYFSKKEFGRPEETAEMANMADDPQTDDGYQPVDIELEE; from the exons CAGCAGGTTCTGCAGCAGTGCCATCATTTACATTCACTCGCTCACAGCTGACAGCCACAGAGGGATCCTGCGTTCCAATCCAGGGGAGTTTCACAGGACATCTCAGTGAAAATGCCTACTGGGCTTGGTTGAAGGATCCAGTGTGGGTCGGTGCAGGTGAGGACTTCTCAGGAACTGTTGTTTACAGTACAGACCCCACAAAACGCCCCATCAGTCCACAGTATAGCAACAGAGTGACTTACCAAAGAGCAGAGAAACAGCTCACCATTTCGATCTGCAACCTGAACAAAAATGATGGTGGAAGCTATTCTTTTGGATATTTCCCATCAAGAGGGGAGAAATGGAGCTCAGAGCCTGTTCTTCTGTCAGTCCAAG CGAACCCATGCCTCATCAGGTTTGAGGAACCGGCTCCTGTTACAGAGTCCAGCTCAGTGACtctccactgctccacctcGTCCTCGTGCCCCTCCCGTCCTCAAATTCAACCTCTCGACCAACGAGGAATCTCAGTGCAACCTCAGGGTGATGGACACAGCACGACAGCAACTAGCAACTTCACAGCCAGCTGGCAGGACAATGGGAGGCAGTTCTCCTGTCAGACTCAAGGCAACACCGACCCAAACTTGATCCGCAGTGTCACTCTAACTGTCAAAT TCTCCCCAGAAGTTGAGATCACAGCATCTGCCACATCAATCCAGCGAGGACAGAGGATGGATTTAAGATGTACAGTGAAGAGAAGCAACCCAGACGCCACAAGCTTTCATTGGCAGAAGGATCAGCGAGATGTATCTATGAGTCAGACTTACACAGTAATATCCATCCAGCCTGAGCAGGCAGGTTTTTATACCTGCACTGCCTGGAACTCCATTGGTGCTGGAACATCAGACCCGCTTCAGATTCAGGTTGAAT GGTTTGCTGGGATCTTGAGTGGCTCTAGATGTGAGCGGGACTCAGCAGCTCTCACTTGTGTCTGTGgcagtcagggccaccccttaCCCTCCATCTCCTGGCCGCTGCTGACCGACCACAGTGACTCTCACATCCAGACCAACGTATCAGGAGATGAAATCTGGAGCAGCTTCAGTGTGAAAGATGGCCACAGTGTGAagactgttgtgtgtgttgtcactCATGAGAacggagaaacaaaacaggaactTCTTGTTCTGAATCATGAGA GTTCCTTGACAAAGTTTTTGAAATTGGAATTCCTGATAGCATTTTTGACCAGGATTGTTTTGTCTGCAGtcattttcttcctgtttcaccaATACTTCAG TAAAAAAGAGTTTGGAAGACCAGAAGAAACGGCTGAGATGGCGAACATGGCAGATGATCCACAG ACAGATGACGGTTATCAGCCGGTGGACATCGAACTGGAAGAATGA